A single window of Vigna radiata var. radiata cultivar VC1973A chromosome 4, Vradiata_ver6, whole genome shotgun sequence DNA harbors:
- the LOC106759479 gene encoding phosphoglucan phosphatase LSF1, chloroplastic produces MLAMQFGTRPHYPPSLFLSSSNACSSSRILYSNRNKQVYLVRSNVGTLNLRVFAASGNSSYKMNLNEYLVTLEKPLGIRFALTADGKIIVHSLTKGGNAERSRIIMVGDTLKKAGDSSQNTLVEIKDVGNTQKVLNEQTSSFSLVLERPTSPFPIQVLHKMNDLEIVFNRGRVPIVTWNKTLLASNLQSSSESSANSGFLMFNSKFLKPNANKLLGNQNQRTITHGERNFFAEHTPQIACVFTEEVCGDGDWGHGSFPLEEYIQALDRSKDEMYYNHSLGMRYSKITEQIYVGSCIQTEDDVETLSKVEGITAVLNFQSGTEAENWGINAKSINESCQRNNILMINYPIREGDSYDMRKKLPFCVGLLLRLLRKNLRVFVTCTSGFDRSPACVIAYLHWMTDVSLHAAYTWVTGMHNCRPDRPAIAWATWDLIAMVENAKHDGPPTHAVTFVWNGHEGEDVTLVGDFTGNWKEPVKAKFQGGSRHEVEVKLPQGKYYYKFIVNGQWKHSTASPAERDDRGNVNNIIVIGETANVRPSIQHQLKDANVVKVIERPLNEKERFMLAKAARCIAFSISPITLAPK; encoded by the exons ATGCTTGCAATGCAATTTGGCACGCGCCCTCACTACCCTCCTTCACTGTTCCTGAGCAGCTCCAACGCTTGTTCATCCTCTCGCATCCTCTACAGCAACAGAAACAAGCAGGTGTACCTTGTTCGCTCCAACGTTGGAACCCTCAACCTTAGAGTTTTCGCTGCGTCTGGCAACTCCTCATACAAGATGAACCTCAACGAGTACCTCGTTACTCTCGAGAAGCCCCTCGGCATTCGATTTGCGCTGACCGCCGATGGCAAAATCATCGTCCACTCTCTCACCAAAGGG GGTAATGCAGAGAGGTCCAGGATAATTATGGTTGGTGATACTTTGAAGAAAGCTGGCGATTCGTCTCAGAACACTCTCGTTGAGATTAAAGACGTTGGAAATACACA GAAGGTGCTAAATGAGCAAACAAGTTCTTTTAGTTTGGTTCTTGAGAGGCCCACATCTCCTTTTCCTATTCAAGTACTGCACAAGATGAATGATCTCGAGATAGTCTTTAATAGAGGGCGAGTTCCTATTGTCACATGGAACAAGACCCTATTGGCATCAAATTTACAATCATCTAGTGAGAGCAGTGCGAATTCTGGATTTTTGATGTTCAACTCAAAGTTTCTCAAACCAAATGCAAACAAGTTATTGGGCAACCAAAATCAACGTACCATCACCCATGGTGAGAGAAACTTCTTTGCTGAACACACACCACAAATTGCTTGTGTTTTTACTGAAGAAGTGTGTGGAGATGGAGATTGGGGTCATGGAAGTTTCCCACTCGAGGAGTATATTCAGGCTCTAGATCGTTCCAAGGATGAGATGTATTATAACCACTCTCTTGGTATGCGTTATAGTAAG ATTACAGAGCAAATATATGTGGGATCCTGTATACAAACAGAAGATGATGTAGAGACGTTGTCAAAAGTTGAG GGAATTACTGCTGTTCTGAACTTCCAAAGTGGAACTGAAGCCGAAAATTGGggaatcaatgcaaaatcaatcAATGAATCTTGTCAAAGGAATAATATTCTCATGATCAACTATCCTATTCG GGAGGGAGATTCTTATGATATGAGGAAAAAACTCCCATTTTGTGTGGGGCTCCTACTACGTTTGCTAAGGAAGAATCTTCGTGTTTTTGTTACTTGCACTTCTGGATTTGATCGATCTCCTGCTTGTGTGATTGCCTACCTACATTGGATGACGGATGTTTCCCTTCATGCAGCATATACTTGGGTAACTGGGATGCACAATTGCAGACCTGACAG GCCGGCAATTGCATGGGCTACTTGGGATCTTATAGCCATGGTTGAAAATGCCAAACATGATGGACCCCCTACACATGCTGTCACATTTGTGTGGAATGGTCATGAG GGTGAGGATGTAACTTTGGTTGGAGACTTTACCGGAAATTGGAAAGAACCAGTAAAGGCAAAGTTCCAAGGTGGATCAAGACATGAAGTAGAAGTTAAACTTCCACAAGGAAA GTATTACTACAAGTTCATTGTAAATGGGCAATGGAAGCATTCAACTGCTTCACCAGCAGAAAGGGATGACAGGGGAAACGTTAACAATATAATTGTGATTGGTGAAACTGCCAATGTTCGGCCTTCTATTCAGCACCAGCTGAAA GATGCTAACGTTGTCAAGGTGATTGAGAGGCCTTTGAATGAAAAGGAGCGGTTTATGCTGGCAAAAGCAGCTCGTTGTATTGCTTTTTCTATCAGTCCGATCACTTTGGCCCCCAAATAA